From the Halomonas meridiana genome, one window contains:
- the ccoG gene encoding cytochrome c oxidase accessory protein CcoG → MTQRIPLQDLTTDAAVEHHSPQAQSTNRSPSTSGHIYVREIQGFFQRIRRYSNWLLIALYVGLPWLQWGDRPMVWFDLSAQEFHLFAATFYPQDFILLTWILVLCAFGLFLITVVAGRVWCGYSCPQSVWTFLFIWFEHRLEGPRHRRIRRDNASNTLGSLWRKGAKHTAWLLIAWVTGVTFVGYFTPVGGLVRDLFSLEAHPWALFWIGFFTLFTYLNAGWLRHQVCLHMCPYARFQSAMFDSHTLMVSYDPDRGEPRRGHRKEIAEAAVGDCIDCELCVQVCPTGIDIRDGLQYECIGCAACIDACDSVMARIDKPLGLIRYTTERALEGKPTRFWRPQLLAYTVALLSMVVLLISFLNARVPIDVDIARDRQALFESTAEGRIINYYTVTLRNQDTKEHQYALSATGLPGLRLQGADTFVLAANETRQLRVALNVDASALTQPSHPVLLYIVALDEPSISSNIETRFLGSTRQ, encoded by the coding sequence ATGACGCAACGCATTCCTCTGCAAGACCTAACCACCGATGCAGCCGTTGAACACCATTCGCCTCAGGCTCAATCTACTAATCGCTCGCCATCCACGTCTGGGCATATCTATGTGCGAGAAATACAGGGCTTTTTTCAGCGCATAAGGCGTTATTCCAACTGGCTGCTAATAGCGCTTTATGTGGGCTTGCCATGGCTTCAGTGGGGAGACCGCCCCATGGTGTGGTTTGACCTCTCTGCCCAGGAGTTCCACCTCTTCGCAGCGACGTTTTATCCCCAAGACTTTATTCTACTGACCTGGATTCTGGTGCTGTGCGCGTTTGGTCTGTTTTTGATCACGGTGGTGGCGGGGCGAGTGTGGTGTGGCTATAGCTGCCCGCAAAGTGTATGGACGTTTTTGTTTATTTGGTTCGAGCACCGCCTGGAGGGGCCAAGGCATCGTCGGATACGTCGCGACAACGCATCTAACACGCTGGGGTCGTTATGGCGAAAAGGCGCTAAACATACCGCTTGGCTACTGATTGCGTGGGTAACGGGCGTCACCTTCGTGGGATATTTTACGCCGGTGGGTGGGCTCGTGAGGGATCTATTCAGCCTAGAGGCGCACCCTTGGGCGCTTTTTTGGATCGGTTTTTTTACTCTGTTTACCTACCTGAACGCTGGCTGGTTGCGCCATCAAGTGTGTCTGCACATGTGCCCCTATGCACGCTTTCAGTCGGCCATGTTTGATAGCCATACGCTGATGGTTTCTTATGATCCCGACCGTGGTGAGCCCCGTCGTGGCCATCGCAAAGAGATTGCGGAAGCGGCTGTTGGGGACTGTATTGATTGCGAACTGTGCGTGCAGGTGTGCCCCACGGGGATCGATATTCGTGATGGCCTGCAGTATGAGTGTATTGGCTGCGCGGCGTGTATCGATGCCTGCGATAGCGTGATGGCGCGTATCGATAAGCCGCTGGGCCTGATTCGCTATACCACCGAGCGCGCGCTAGAGGGCAAACCTACGAGGTTTTGGCGTCCTCAGCTGTTGGCCTATACGGTGGCGCTGCTTTCTATGGTGGTTTTGTTGATCAGTTTTTTGAATGCCCGAGTGCCTATTGATGTAGACATTGCCCGAGATCGTCAGGCGCTGTTTGAAAGCACGGCCGAGGGGCGCATTATCAACTACTACACCGTGACGCTGCGCAATCAAGATACGAAGGAACACCAATACGCGCTATCCGCCACCGGTTTGCCCGGCCTGCGTTTACAAGGGGCTGACACATTCGTCTTGGCCGCTAATGAAACGAGGCAGTTACGCGTGGCACTCAATGTTGACGCGTCAGCGCTGACCCAGCCGAGCCACCCGGTGTTGCTGTACATTGTTGCGTTAGATGAGCCTTCAATCTCCTCTA